A window of the Rhizobium viscosum genome harbors these coding sequences:
- a CDS encoding pseudoazurin → MRLKFGLIAAAAVLMASAAPLMAADHQIQMLNKGADGAMVFEPGFVKIAPGDTVTFVPTDKSHNAETYKGLIPDGAPEFKSKPSEQYQAKFDVPGAYVIKCTPHAGMGMVALIQVGDNPTNLEVIKTAKLPNMVRKRLDADLAQIAQVTQ, encoded by the coding sequence ATGCGTCTGAAATTTGGACTGATCGCTGCCGCAGCGGTTCTGATGGCATCGGCAGCGCCGCTCATGGCCGCCGACCATCAGATCCAGATGCTCAACAAGGGCGCTGATGGCGCGATGGTCTTCGAGCCGGGATTCGTCAAGATCGCCCCCGGCGACACGGTTACCTTCGTGCCCACCGACAAGAGCCATAATGCCGAGACCTACAAAGGCCTAATTCCGGATGGGGCTCCTGAGTTCAAATCCAAGCCGAGCGAGCAGTATCAGGCCAAATTCGACGTGCCCGGCGCCTATGTCATCAAGTGCACGCCGCACGCAGGCATGGGCATGGTGGCGCTGATCCAGGTTGGCGACAACCCCACCAACCTTGAGGTCATCAAGACCGCCAAGCTTCCGAACATGGTGCGTAAGCGCCTTGACGCCGATCTCGCACAGATCGCGCAAGTCACACAATAA
- a CDS encoding hybrid sensor histidine kinase/response regulator: protein MPHRLISPRTASPQELDALVHVLDGADIIVHRLEGTITHWSIGSENMYGWSREEAVGEPVYTLLDTRFPEPMDTIHAHLTTRGFWQGEVVHRHKNGRDMYVATRCVLVNLPNGDPVVIEANSDVSALRKAEEAVRTREAHLSSILYTVPDAMIVIDQGGNVMSFSKAAEALFGFTSDEICGQNVKKLMPEPYRAAHDGYIDHYMQTGEKRIIGYGRVVTGQRADGTQFPIELHVGEATANGERIFTGFVRDLTSRFKIEEDLRQAQKMEAVGQLTGGLAHDFNNLLTVISGNLEMIEDKLPAGPLRDMLREAQDAAADGAKLTGQLLAFGRRQPLNPKQADLGQLVTGFSDLLRRTLGENIKLSTVLSGSDFNVLVDSSQLQNAILNIALNARDAMPKGGTLTTEVSRVRLDADYAKMYPDVRSGNFVLVSMSDTGDGMTEEVKKHAIEPFFTTKEVGSGTGLGLSMVYGFVKQSGGHLQIYSEVGRGSTIRIYLPTLSSASARDEAAFGEKVEAALPGGDERILVVEDDSRVRRVAVARLAGMGYSVIEADNGRRALELLKDQADVALLFTDIVMPGGMTGDELARAARVERPDIAVLFTSGYSEPALAANEVIAGAQWLRKPYTARDLALKVRELIDAR from the coding sequence ATGCCTCATCGTCTGATCTCGCCGCGCACCGCATCGCCCCAGGAACTGGACGCGCTCGTGCATGTTCTCGACGGGGCTGACATCATCGTGCACCGGCTCGAAGGTACGATTACCCATTGGTCGATCGGCAGCGAGAACATGTATGGCTGGTCTCGTGAAGAGGCCGTGGGCGAACCCGTCTACACTTTGCTCGATACGCGCTTTCCCGAGCCGATGGATACTATCCACGCGCATTTGACGACGCGGGGCTTCTGGCAGGGCGAGGTCGTTCATCGTCACAAGAACGGTCGCGACATGTACGTGGCAACCCGCTGCGTGCTCGTCAACCTTCCGAACGGCGATCCCGTGGTCATCGAGGCAAACAGCGACGTCAGCGCCCTGCGCAAGGCGGAAGAGGCCGTGCGGACGCGTGAGGCACATCTGTCATCTATCCTCTACACTGTGCCTGATGCGATGATTGTCATCGACCAGGGCGGCAATGTCATGTCGTTCAGCAAGGCCGCCGAGGCACTCTTCGGCTTCACTTCCGACGAGATCTGCGGCCAGAACGTCAAGAAGCTGATGCCCGAACCCTATCGCGCAGCTCATGACGGATATATCGACCACTACATGCAAACGGGCGAGAAGCGGATCATCGGTTATGGTCGCGTCGTGACGGGTCAGCGCGCCGACGGAACCCAGTTTCCGATAGAGCTTCACGTGGGCGAAGCCACAGCAAACGGCGAACGGATCTTCACCGGCTTCGTTCGCGACCTGACCAGCAGGTTCAAGATCGAGGAGGATCTTCGCCAGGCCCAGAAGATGGAAGCGGTGGGGCAATTGACCGGTGGACTGGCGCACGACTTCAACAATCTGCTGACCGTGATCAGCGGCAATCTGGAAATGATCGAGGACAAGCTCCCGGCCGGCCCACTGCGCGACATGCTGCGCGAGGCGCAGGATGCCGCGGCCGACGGCGCAAAGCTCACCGGGCAACTGCTGGCTTTTGGAAGGCGCCAGCCGCTGAACCCGAAGCAGGCCGATCTCGGCCAGCTCGTCACCGGCTTTTCGGACCTGTTACGAAGGACGCTCGGGGAAAACATCAAATTGTCGACGGTTCTTTCAGGATCCGATTTCAACGTGCTTGTCGACAGTTCCCAACTGCAGAACGCGATCCTCAACATCGCTCTGAACGCGCGCGACGCCATGCCGAAAGGCGGCACTCTGACCACCGAGGTCTCACGCGTGCGGCTCGATGCAGACTACGCGAAAATGTATCCGGATGTTCGCAGCGGCAATTTCGTCCTTGTCTCCATGAGCGATACTGGTGACGGCATGACCGAAGAAGTCAAGAAGCACGCGATCGAGCCGTTCTTCACCACCAAGGAAGTGGGATCCGGAACCGGACTGGGTCTCAGCATGGTCTACGGCTTCGTCAAGCAATCCGGCGGTCACCTGCAGATCTATAGCGAAGTCGGTCGCGGTTCGACGATCCGCATCTACCTGCCGACACTTTCAAGCGCCAGCGCCAGGGACGAGGCTGCTTTCGGCGAAAAGGTCGAAGCAGCACTCCCGGGTGGCGACGAACGCATCCTCGTGGTCGAAGACGATTCACGTGTGCGCAGGGTTGCGGTCGCCAGGTTGGCCGGAATGGGATATTCGGTGATCGAGGCAGACAACGGCCGCCGCGCCCTTGAATTGCTGAAGGACCAGGCCGACGTCGCGCTTTTGTTCACCGACATCGTTATGCCCGGGGGCATGACCGGCGATGAACTGGCAAGAGCTGCCCGCGTCGAACGGCCTGACATCGCCGTGCTCTTCACCTCGGGATATTCCGAGCCCGCATTGGCGGCAAATGAGGTCATCGCCGGTGCGCAATGGCTTCGAAAGCCCTATACTGCGCGCGACCTTGCCCTGAAAGTGCGTGAGCTCATCGACGCCCGCTGA
- a CDS encoding Crp/Fnr family transcriptional regulator, which produces MLMQGQQAFENVDLGVKAVQGNSLSSLFQMSATETVEAGKAICWEGDAARHLFQITEGVVRLHRIIGDGRRVITAFHFAGDVVGSFLQGDFLFTAEAVTDCKIRRLSRKQFQEEIERSELLRPAYINLLCRETASAHDQLVLLSRKNAEERLCTFLMKLATRDGESLRQGLLEVPMSRQDIADYLGLTIETVSRSISKLAQRKIVVPDGRHNLRIVNLVRLAQLSGNVDDFLDGTCHRSSVH; this is translated from the coding sequence ATGTTGATGCAGGGCCAGCAGGCATTCGAGAACGTCGATCTTGGCGTAAAGGCAGTTCAGGGCAATTCGCTGTCGTCGTTATTCCAGATGTCGGCGACAGAAACGGTCGAGGCGGGAAAGGCTATCTGCTGGGAGGGAGATGCCGCACGGCATCTGTTCCAGATCACCGAAGGCGTTGTGCGTCTTCATCGCATTATCGGCGACGGTCGCCGGGTCATCACAGCCTTTCACTTCGCCGGCGACGTCGTCGGCTCCTTCCTGCAAGGCGATTTCCTGTTTACCGCCGAAGCAGTGACGGATTGCAAGATCCGCCGCCTCTCGCGCAAGCAGTTCCAGGAAGAGATTGAGCGCTCCGAGCTTCTGCGGCCGGCCTATATCAACCTGCTCTGCAGGGAGACCGCGTCGGCCCACGACCAGCTGGTGCTGCTCTCCAGGAAAAATGCCGAGGAACGGCTCTGCACCTTTCTCATGAAGCTTGCGACCCGTGATGGCGAGTCGCTCCGCCAGGGGCTTCTCGAGGTGCCGATGAGCCGGCAGGACATCGCCGATTATCTCGGCCTGACCATCGAGACGGTTTCACGCTCGATCAGCAAGCTCGCCCAACGGAAAATCGTCGTTCCGGACGGACGGCACAATCTGCGGATCGTCAATCTTGTCCGCCTCGCGCAGCTGTCGGGCAATGTGGATGATTTTTTGGACGGAACCTGCCATAGGAGTAGCGTCCACTGA
- the ccoN gene encoding cytochrome-c oxidase, cbb3-type subunit I, with translation MNYTTETMVVAVGAFLALLGAAFAHDHLFSIHMGILSFCLFAGTLLLVRRVDFSPAGRLPKANPTGYFDEVIRYGLIATVFWGVVGFLVGVVIAAQLAFPDLNFAPYLNFGRLRPVHTSAVIFAFGGNALIMTSFYVVQRTCHARLFGGSLAWFVFWGYQLFIVMAATGYVLGINQAREYAEPEWYVDLWLTIVWVAYLLVFLGTILKRKEPHIYVANWFYLGFIVTIAMLHVVNNLAVPVSFLGSKSYSLFSGVQDALTQWWYGHNAVGFFLTAGFLGMMYYFVPKQANRPVYSYRLSIIHFWALIFMYIWAGPHHLHYTALPDWAQTLGMVFSVMLWMPSWGGMINGLMTLSGAWDKIRTDPIIRMMIVAIAFYGMSTFEGPMMSVKTVNSLSHYTEWTIGHVHSGALGWVGMITFGAIYYMTPKLWGRERLYSLRMVNWHFWLATLGIVVYAAVLWVAGIQQGLMWREYNSQGFLVYSFAETVAAMFPYYVLRTLGGGLYLAGGLVMAWNVFMTIRGHLRDEAEIPSAYVPQAQAAE, from the coding sequence ATGAACTATACTACGGAAACCATGGTGGTCGCCGTGGGAGCATTCCTGGCATTGCTTGGCGCTGCTTTCGCCCACGACCATCTATTTTCAATCCACATGGGGATATTGAGCTTCTGCCTTTTCGCGGGAACGCTGCTTCTCGTCAGAAGAGTGGATTTCTCGCCGGCGGGACGGCTGCCGAAGGCGAATCCGACGGGTTACTTCGACGAGGTGATCCGCTATGGCCTGATCGCCACCGTGTTCTGGGGCGTGGTCGGTTTCCTCGTTGGCGTCGTTATTGCGGCCCAGCTGGCGTTCCCGGATCTCAATTTCGCTCCCTATCTGAATTTCGGCAGGCTCCGGCCCGTTCACACGTCGGCAGTAATCTTCGCCTTCGGCGGCAACGCGCTGATCATGACGTCCTTCTACGTCGTCCAGCGCACCTGTCATGCACGCCTCTTCGGCGGCAGCCTCGCCTGGTTCGTCTTCTGGGGCTATCAGCTCTTCATCGTGATGGCGGCGACCGGCTATGTCCTCGGCATCAACCAGGCGCGCGAATATGCCGAGCCTGAATGGTATGTCGACCTGTGGCTGACGATCGTCTGGGTCGCCTACCTGCTCGTGTTCCTCGGCACTATCCTGAAGCGCAAGGAGCCGCATATCTATGTGGCGAACTGGTTCTATCTCGGCTTCATCGTGACGATCGCGATGCTGCACGTCGTCAACAATCTCGCAGTGCCGGTCTCGTTCCTCGGCTCGAAGAGCTACTCGCTGTTTTCGGGCGTTCAGGACGCTCTGACGCAGTGGTGGTACGGCCACAACGCCGTCGGCTTCTTCCTGACGGCCGGCTTCCTCGGGATGATGTATTATTTCGTGCCCAAACAGGCCAATCGTCCCGTCTATTCCTACCGGCTGTCGATCATCCACTTCTGGGCGCTGATCTTCATGTATATCTGGGCCGGCCCGCATCACCTGCACTATACTGCGCTCCCCGACTGGGCGCAGACGCTCGGCATGGTTTTCTCGGTCATGCTGTGGATGCCCTCCTGGGGCGGCATGATCAATGGCCTGATGACGCTCTCGGGCGCCTGGGACAAGATCCGCACCGATCCCATCATCCGCATGATGATCGTCGCCATCGCCTTTTACGGCATGTCGACCTTCGAAGGCCCGATGATGTCGGTCAAGACCGTGAACTCGCTCAGCCACTACACCGAATGGACCATCGGTCACGTGCATTCCGGTGCGCTCGGTTGGGTCGGCATGATCACCTTTGGTGCGATCTACTACATGACGCCGAAGCTTTGGGGCCGCGAACGGCTCTACAGCCTGCGCATGGTCAACTGGCACTTCTGGCTCGCAACGCTCGGCATCGTCGTCTATGCGGCAGTCCTGTGGGTCGCCGGCATCCAGCAGGGCCTGATGTGGCGTGAATATAATTCCCAGGGCTTCCTCGTCTATTCCTTCGCCGAAACCGTGGCTGCGATGTTCCCCTATTACGTGCTGCGCACGCTTGGCGGCGGTCTCTACCTCGCCGGCGGCCTCGTGATGGCCTGGAACGTCTTCATGACCATCCGCGGGCATCTGCGTGACGAAGCCGAAATTCCTTCTGCCTATGTGCCGCAGGCACAGGCTGCCGAGTGA
- the ccoO gene encoding cytochrome-c oxidase, cbb3-type subunit II, with protein MASILDKHQILEKNATLLLVGSLLVVSIGGIVEIAPLFYLQNTIEKVEGMRPYTPLELAGRNIYIREGCYLCHSQMIRPFRDEVERYGHYSLAAESMYDHPFQWGSKRTGPDLARVGGRYSNEWHVQHLSNPRAVVPESIMPSYAFLKEHEITVKDVGMDLKANVDVGVPYSGDMITNAEADMKAQADPNADTTALLERYPKAKVGDFDGDPSKLTEMDALVAYLQMLGTLVDFSTYDDATGYR; from the coding sequence ATGGCATCAATCCTGGACAAACATCAGATCCTCGAGAAAAACGCGACCCTTCTTCTGGTTGGCTCGCTCCTCGTGGTCAGTATCGGCGGTATCGTCGAAATCGCCCCGCTGTTCTACCTGCAGAACACGATCGAGAAGGTGGAGGGAATGCGTCCCTATACGCCGCTAGAGCTGGCAGGCCGCAACATCTACATCCGCGAGGGCTGCTATCTCTGCCATAGCCAGATGATCAGGCCGTTCCGAGACGAGGTGGAGCGCTACGGCCATTACTCGCTGGCCGCCGAATCCATGTACGATCATCCCTTCCAGTGGGGTTCGAAGCGCACCGGTCCGGATCTCGCGCGCGTGGGCGGCCGCTACTCCAACGAGTGGCATGTCCAGCACCTCTCGAACCCGAGGGCCGTCGTGCCGGAATCGATCATGCCGAGCTACGCCTTTCTCAAGGAGCATGAGATCACCGTCAAGGATGTCGGCATGGACCTCAAGGCGAATGTGGATGTCGGCGTGCCCTATAGCGGCGACATGATCACCAATGCGGAGGCGGACATGAAGGCGCAAGCCGATCCGAATGCCGATACGACCGCACTTCTCGAGCGATATCCCAAGGCCAAGGTCGGCGACTTCGACGGCGATCCTTCGAAGCTCACCGAGATGGATGCCCTTGTGGCCTATCTGCAGATGCTCGGCACGCTCGTCGACTTCTCGACCTATGACGACGCCACCGGCTACCGATGA
- a CDS encoding cbb3-type cytochrome c oxidase subunit 3 has protein sequence METYTAMRHFADSWGLLAMTAFFIGAVIFTLRPGGKQAAKDAANIPLKDD, from the coding sequence ATGGAAACCTACACCGCAATGCGGCACTTCGCCGACAGCTGGGGCCTCCTGGCAATGACGGCCTTCTTCATCGGAGCGGTCATTTTCACGCTCCGTCCCGGCGGCAAGCAGGCCGCCAAGGACGCCGCCAACATTCCTCTGAAGGACGATTGA
- the ccoP gene encoding cytochrome-c oxidase, cbb3-type subunit III: MSEKHIDEISGVETTGHEWDGIRELNNPMPRWWVWTFYATILWAIGYAIAYPAIPMITSATKGYFGFSSRAELQQDLDLAKASQTKFHDMIAAKTVQEIDADPALREFAIAGGSSAFKVNCAPCHGSGASGGPGFPNLNDDDWLWGGDLDSIQTTIAHGIRFDGDTDTHVSEMPAFADMLDKDQIRQVAAYVWSLTNKPSDEALVEPGKQVFLDNCAACHGEDAKGKPEMGAPDLADAIWLKGRGEDAIIRQVAAPKHGVMPAWSARLGDTTVKELTVFVHSLGGGQ; this comes from the coding sequence ATGTCGGAAAAACATATCGATGAAATCAGCGGCGTCGAGACGACCGGCCACGAATGGGACGGCATCCGTGAACTGAACAATCCAATGCCCCGGTGGTGGGTCTGGACCTTCTATGCGACGATCCTGTGGGCGATCGGTTATGCGATCGCCTATCCCGCCATTCCGATGATCACATCCGCCACGAAAGGCTATTTCGGCTTTTCCAGTCGTGCCGAGCTGCAGCAGGACCTCGATCTGGCCAAGGCGTCGCAGACGAAGTTCCACGACATGATCGCCGCCAAGACCGTGCAGGAAATCGACGCCGATCCCGCCCTTCGCGAATTCGCGATCGCCGGTGGTTCCTCCGCCTTCAAGGTCAATTGCGCTCCGTGCCACGGTTCCGGCGCGAGCGGCGGACCGGGTTTCCCCAATCTCAACGATGACGACTGGCTCTGGGGCGGCGACCTCGATTCCATCCAGACGACAATCGCCCACGGCATCCGTTTCGACGGCGACACAGACACGCATGTCTCCGAAATGCCGGCCTTCGCCGACATGCTCGACAAGGATCAGATCCGGCAGGTTGCAGCCTATGTCTGGAGCCTGACGAACAAGCCATCAGACGAAGCTCTCGTTGAACCCGGAAAACAGGTGTTCCTGGACAATTGTGCGGCCTGTCACGGCGAGGATGCCAAGGGCAAGCCGGAGATGGGCGCGCCTGATCTTGCCGATGCCATCTGGCTGAAGGGCAGGGGCGAGGACGCCATCATCCGCCAGGTCGCGGCTCCGAAGCATGGCGTCATGCCGGCCTGGTCCGCGCGCCTCGGAGACACGACCGTCAAGGAACTCACCGTTTTCGTCCACTCGCTCGGTGGTGGCCAATGA
- the ccoG gene encoding cytochrome c oxidase accessory protein CcoG encodes MNLYTAPDPKSVERVNAEPVNARRNRQPLYAARKKVFPKRVQGHFRRFKWIVMLITLAIYYLAPWIRWDRGPYAPDQAILIDLSSRRFFFFFIEIWPQEFYYVAGLLVMAGFGLFLVTSAVGRAWCGYACPQTVWVDLFLVVERAIEGDRNARMKLDAGPWTFDKLRKRLLKHAIWLVIGVLTGGAWVFYFADAPTLVKGLFTGQAPAVAYATVAILTSTTYVFGGLLREQVCTYMCPWPRIQGAMLDENSLVVTYNDWRGEERSRHAKKAQAEGQAVGDCVDCNACVAVCPMGIDIRDGQQMECITCALCIDACDNVMDKIGKPRGLIAYATLSEYASNMNIATDGGRTPVQPARVRNPDGSFVEGIRHFNWRIIFRPRVVFYAAIWACVGIAMLVHLSMRERLELNVVHDRNPQYVLEGDGSIRNGYTLRVLNMVPKPRTIELILSGIDGATMRIPELGKEEGRRFLIDAAPDAATTLKVFVTRKPTGDAVNEFLFSIEDVDHADRATYRAAFNAPGDVK; translated from the coding sequence ATGAATCTCTACACAGCACCCGATCCCAAGTCAGTGGAACGCGTCAACGCGGAGCCGGTCAACGCCCGCCGCAACCGTCAGCCGCTTTATGCTGCGCGCAAGAAGGTCTTTCCCAAGAGGGTTCAAGGACATTTTCGCCGGTTCAAATGGATCGTGATGCTGATCACGCTGGCGATCTATTATCTGGCTCCCTGGATCCGCTGGGATCGCGGACCCTACGCGCCCGACCAGGCGATCCTGATCGACCTGTCGTCGCGCCGCTTCTTTTTCTTCTTCATCGAGATCTGGCCGCAGGAATTCTACTATGTCGCCGGACTGCTGGTCATGGCGGGGTTCGGGCTGTTTCTGGTCACCTCGGCGGTCGGCCGTGCGTGGTGTGGTTATGCCTGTCCGCAGACGGTCTGGGTCGATCTCTTTCTCGTCGTCGAGCGCGCCATCGAAGGCGACCGCAATGCCAGAATGAAACTCGACGCCGGGCCGTGGACGTTCGATAAGCTTCGCAAGCGCCTACTCAAGCATGCGATCTGGCTTGTTATCGGCGTTCTCACCGGCGGTGCATGGGTGTTCTATTTCGCCGACGCGCCAACCCTCGTCAAAGGACTCTTCACCGGGCAGGCTCCGGCCGTTGCCTACGCCACGGTCGCCATTCTAACGTCGACTACCTACGTCTTTGGCGGGCTCCTGCGCGAACAGGTCTGCACCTATATGTGCCCCTGGCCGCGCATCCAGGGTGCCATGCTCGACGAGAATTCGCTGGTCGTGACCTATAACGACTGGCGCGGCGAGGAACGATCGCGCCATGCCAAGAAGGCACAAGCTGAGGGGCAGGCCGTCGGCGACTGTGTCGACTGCAATGCCTGTGTTGCGGTCTGTCCGATGGGCATCGATATCCGCGATGGACAGCAGATGGAGTGCATCACCTGCGCGCTCTGCATCGACGCCTGCGACAATGTCATGGACAAGATCGGCAAACCGCGTGGCCTGATCGCCTATGCGACGCTCAGCGAATATGCGAGCAACATGAATATTGCCACCGACGGGGGCAGGACTCCGGTCCAGCCGGCGCGCGTCCGAAATCCGGACGGCTCCTTCGTCGAAGGCATTCGCCATTTCAACTGGCGCATCATCTTCCGGCCGCGCGTCGTCTTCTACGCGGCTATCTGGGCCTGCGTCGGCATTGCCATGCTCGTGCACCTGTCGATGCGCGAACGGCTGGAGCTCAATGTCGTCCATGACCGCAACCCTCAATATGTGCTGGAAGGCGACGGGTCGATCCGCAACGGATACACGCTGCGTGTCCTCAACATGGTTCCCAAGCCGCGCACGATCGAGCTGATCCTGTCGGGCATCGATGGTGCGACGATGCGGATCCCCGAGCTCGGCAAGGAGGAGGGACGCCGGTTCTTAATCGATGCCGCTCCCGATGCAGCGACGACGCTCAAGGTATTCGTCACCCGCAAGCCGACGGGTGATGCCGTCAACGAATTCCTCTTTTCGATCGAAGATGTCGACCATGCCGATCGCGCGACCTATCGCGCTGCGTTCAACGCCCCAGGAGATGTGAAATGA
- a CDS encoding FixH family protein, producing MSTRAQGFTGMHMLLTTCAFFGVIIAVNFTMAWYASSSWSGLVVENTYVASQEFNEKAAAMKAMAASGIVGKLSLKSGEIHYDIRNRDNSPAVVDDVVANFKRPVGDHEDFRVALTKLSEGRFKADHAIAAGDWIVEVTSRRGDEIVMHEAVRIDTAEFGQ from the coding sequence ATGAGCACCCGTGCGCAAGGGTTTACCGGCATGCATATGCTGCTGACGACGTGTGCCTTTTTCGGCGTCATTATCGCCGTCAACTTTACGATGGCCTGGTACGCCTCGTCGAGCTGGAGCGGGCTCGTGGTCGAAAACACCTATGTCGCCAGCCAGGAATTCAATGAGAAGGCTGCCGCCATGAAGGCGATGGCAGCATCCGGGATCGTCGGCAAGCTTTCGCTGAAGAGCGGCGAAATCCATTATGATATCCGCAACAGGGACAACTCACCGGCTGTTGTCGACGACGTCGTGGCCAACTTCAAGCGGCCGGTCGGCGATCACGAGGACTTTCGGGTTGCCCTGACCAAGCTCTCGGAAGGGCGGTTTAAGGCAGATCATGCGATCGCCGCAGGCGACTGGATCGTCGAGGTGACTTCGCGCCGCGGCGACGAGATCGTCATGCACGAGGCCGTGCGAATCGACACTGCGGAGTTCGGCCAATGA